From Pan paniscus chromosome 9, NHGRI_mPanPan1-v2.0_pri, whole genome shotgun sequence, the proteins below share one genomic window:
- the NHERF4 gene encoding Na(+)/H(+) exchange regulatory cofactor NHE-RF4, with product MTTTPMVTPSPPGNHSLSLEAPRLHTASDLLGNHSLGLPLMTALVGSRDRRDRAFSPVPVPLPTNPTTQHPTRQKLPSTLSGHRVCQAHGEPVLGLCPLLPLFCCPPHPPDPWSLERPRFCLLSKEEGKSFGFHLQQELGRAGHVVCRVDPGTSAQRQGLQEGDRILAVNNDVVEHEDYAVVVRRIRASSPRVLLTVLARHAHDVARAQLGEDAHLCPTLGPGVRPRLCHIVKDEGGFGFSVTHGNQGPFWLVLSTGGAAERAGVPPGARLLEVNGVSVEKFTHNQLTRKLWQSGQQVTLLVAGPEVEEQCRQLGLPLAAPLAEGWALPTKPRCLHLEKGPQGFGFLLREEKGLDGRPGQFLWEVDPGLPAKKAGMQAGDRLVAVAGESVEGLGHEETVSRIQAQGSCVSLTVVDPEADRFFSMVRLSPLLFLENTEAPASPQGSSSASLVETEDPSLEDTSVPSVPLGSRQCFLYPGPGGSYGFRLSCVASGPRLFISQVTPGGSAARAGLQVGDVILEVNGYPVGGRNDLERLQQLPEAEPPLCLKLAARSLRGLEAWIPPGAVEVRKKKQMGL from the exons ATGACCACGACCCCTATGGTAACTCCCTCACCCCCTGGCAACCATTCCCTTTCCCTGGAGGCACCACGGCTCCACACGGCCTCCGATCTCCTTGGTAACCACTCACTCGGTCTCCCTCTGATGACAGCCTTGGTTGGGAGTAGAGATAGGAGGGACCGGGCATTTTCTCCTGTCCCAGTCCCTCTGCCCACGAACCCCACCACCCAACACCCAACCAGGCAGAAACTGCCCAGCACCCTATCAGGACACAGGGTCTGCCAGGCACACGGCGAACCTGTACTTGGGCTGTGCCCTCTCCTCCCCCTTTTCtgctgcccacctcaccctccagaTCCCTGGAGCCTGGAGCGGCCTCGCTTCTGTTTACTGAGCAAAGAGGAGGGCAAGAGTTTTGGCTTCCACCTGCAGCAggagctgggcagggctgggcatgTGGTGTGCAGGGTGGACCCAGGCACCTCTGCCCAGCGCCAGGGTCTTCAGGAAGGAGACAGGATCCTGGCGGTGAACAATGATGTTGTGGAACATGAAGACTATGCGGTG GTGGTACGCCGCATCCGGGCCAGCAGCCCTCGGGTATTGCTGACAGTATTGGCACGGCATGCACATGACGTGGCCCGAGCTCAGCTGGGAGAAGATGCCCACCTCTGTCCCACCCTAGGCCCAGGGGTCCGGCCCCGGCTGTGCCACATAGTGAAAGATGAGGGTGGTTTTGGCTTCAGTGTCACCCATG gcaATCAGGGTCCTTTCTGGTTGGTGCTAAGTACTGGAGGAGCAGCTGAGCGGGCAGGGGTGCCCCCCGGGGCCCGGCTGCTGGAAGTGAATGGGGTCAGCGTGGAGAAGTTCACTCACAACCAACTCACCAGGAAG CTTTGGCAGAGTGGACAGCAGGTGACCTTGCTGGTGGCAGGGCCAGAGGTGGAAGAACAGTGTCGCCAGCTGGGATTGCCCCTGGCTGCACCCCTGGCAGAGGGCTGGGCACTGCCCACCAAGCCCCGCTGCCTGCACCTGGAGAAAGGGCCCCAGGGTTTTGGGTTCCTGCTCCGGGAGGAAAAGGGCCTTGACGGTCGCCCTG GACAGTTCCTGTGGGAGGTGGACCCGGGACTGCCAGCCAAGAAGGCTGGGATGCAGGCTGGGGACCGGCTGGTGGCTGTGGCTGGGGAGAGCGTGGAGGGGCTGGGCCATGAGGAGACGGTGTCCAGGATCCAGGCGCAGGGCTCCTGTGTCTCCCTCACTGTCGTCGACCCTGAGGCGGACCGCTTCTTCAGCATG GTTCGCCTATCCCCACTCCTCTTCTTGGAGAACACAGAGGCTCCCGCCTCGCCCCAGGGCAGCAGCTCAGCCTCACTGGTTGAGACAGAGGACCCTTCACTTGAAGACACAAGCGTGCCTTCTGTCCCTCTTGGCTCCCGACAGTGCTTCCTGTaccctgggcctggtggcagctATGGCTTCCGACTCAGTTGTGTGGCCAGTGGGCCTCGTCTCTTCATCTCCCAG GTGACTCCAGGAGGCTCAGCTGCCCGGGCTGGGCTGCAAGTGGGAGATGTGATTCTGGAAGTGAACGGGTATCCTGTTGGGGGACGGAATGACCTGGAGAGGCTTCAGCAGCTGCCTGAGGCTGAGCCACCCCTCTGCCTGAAGCTGGCAGCCAGGTCTCTGCGGGGCTTGGAAGCCTGGATTCCCCCTGGGGCTGTAGAGGTGAGGAAGAAGAAACAGATGGGACTGTGA
- the DRC12 gene encoding coiled-coil domain-containing protein 153 isoform X3, producing the protein MPPKNKEKGKKSGAQKKKKNWGADVEAESRHRLVVLEKELLRDQLEMSRQCHALQEDMQTRSKQLEEEVKGLRGQLEACQREAAAAREEAEQALGERDQALAQLRAHMADMEAKYEEILHDSLDRLLAKLRAIKPQWDGAALRLHARHKEQLRQFGLTPPGSLRPPAPSL; encoded by the exons ATGCCacctaaaaacaaagaaaaagggaagaaatctggggcacagaagaagaaaaagaactggG GTGCAGATGTGGAGGCCGAGTCCAGGCACAGGCTGGTGGTGCTGGAGAAGGAGCTGCTCCGAGACCAGTTGG agaTGAGTCGCCAGTGCCATGCCCTGCAGGAGGATATGCAAACCCGCAGCAAGCAGCTGGAGGAAGAAGTCAAAGGCCTTCGGGGGCAGCTAG AGGCATGCCAAAGGGAGGCTGCAGCTGCCCGGGAAGAGGCTGAACAAGCTCTCGGAGAGCGGGACCAGGCCCTGGCTCAGCTTCGGGCCCACATGGCAGACATGGAGGCGAAGTATGAGGAAATCTTACAC GACAGTCTGGACAGGCTCTTGGCCAAGCTGAGAGCCATCAAGCCGCAGTGGGATGGGGCAGCACTGAGACTTCACGCCAGGCACAAGGAGCAGCTACGCCAGTTTGGACTCACCCCCCCTGGATCTTTGAGGCCACCAGCCCCTAGTCTCTAG
- the DRC12 gene encoding coiled-coil domain-containing protein 153 isoform X2: MPPKNKEKGKKSGAQKKKKNWGADVEAESRHRLVVLEKELLRDQLALRRDEARRAKASEDQLRQRLQGVEAELEGARSEGKAIYAEMSRQCHALQEDMQTRSKQLEEEVKGLRGQLEACQREAAAAREEAEQALGERDQALAQLRAHMADMEAKYEEILHSGQALGQAESHQAAVGWGSTETSRQAQGAATPVWTHPPWIFEATSP, encoded by the exons ATGCCacctaaaaacaaagaaaaagggaagaaatctggggcacagaagaagaaaaagaactggG GTGCAGATGTGGAGGCCGAGTCCAGGCACAGGCTGGTGGTGCTGGAGAAGGAGCTGCTCCGAGACCAGTTGG CTCTACGGAGGGATGAAGCCCGTCGAGCCAAGGCTTCCGAAGACCagctgaggcagaggctgcaagggGTGGAGGCTGAGCTGGAAGGGGCCCGAAGTGAAGGGAAGGCCATATATGCAG agaTGAGTCGCCAGTGCCATGCCCTGCAGGAGGATATGCAAACCCGCAGCAAGCAGCTGGAGGAAGAAGTCAAAGGCCTTCGGGGGCAGCTAG AGGCATGCCAAAGGGAGGCTGCAGCTGCCCGGGAAGAGGCTGAACAAGCTCTCGGAGAGCGGGACCAGGCCCTGGCTCAGCTTCGGGCCCACATGGCAGACATGGAGGCGAAGTATGAGGAAATCTTACAC TCTGGACAGGCTCTTGGCCAAGCTGAGAGCCATCAAGCCGCAGTGGGATGGGGCAGCACTGAGACTTCACGCCAGGCACAAGGAGCAGCTACGCCAGTTTGGACTCACCCCCCCTGGATCTTTGAGGCCACCAGCCCCTAG
- the DRC12 gene encoding coiled-coil domain-containing protein 153 isoform X1, which translates to MPPKNKEKGKKSGAQKKKKNWGADVEAESRHRLVVLEKELLRDQLALRRDEARRAKASEDQLRQRLQGVEAELEGARSEGKAIYAEMSRQCHALQEDMQTRSKQLEEEVKGLRGQLEACQREAAAAREEAEQALGERDQALAQLRAHMADMEAKYEEILHDSLDRLLAKLRAIKPQWDGAALRLHARHKEQLRQFGLTPPGSLRPPAPSL; encoded by the exons ATGCCacctaaaaacaaagaaaaagggaagaaatctggggcacagaagaagaaaaagaactggG GTGCAGATGTGGAGGCCGAGTCCAGGCACAGGCTGGTGGTGCTGGAGAAGGAGCTGCTCCGAGACCAGTTGG CTCTACGGAGGGATGAAGCCCGTCGAGCCAAGGCTTCCGAAGACCagctgaggcagaggctgcaagggGTGGAGGCTGAGCTGGAAGGGGCCCGAAGTGAAGGGAAGGCCATATATGCAG agaTGAGTCGCCAGTGCCATGCCCTGCAGGAGGATATGCAAACCCGCAGCAAGCAGCTGGAGGAAGAAGTCAAAGGCCTTCGGGGGCAGCTAG AGGCATGCCAAAGGGAGGCTGCAGCTGCCCGGGAAGAGGCTGAACAAGCTCTCGGAGAGCGGGACCAGGCCCTGGCTCAGCTTCGGGCCCACATGGCAGACATGGAGGCGAAGTATGAGGAAATCTTACAC GACAGTCTGGACAGGCTCTTGGCCAAGCTGAGAGCCATCAAGCCGCAGTGGGATGGGGCAGCACTGAGACTTCACGCCAGGCACAAGGAGCAGCTACGCCAGTTTGGACTCACCCCCCCTGGATCTTTGAGGCCACCAGCCCCTAGTCTCTAG